Proteins encoded within one genomic window of Haematospirillum jordaniae:
- a CDS encoding methyl-accepting chemotaxis protein — MTSLSSHKDTLGTEAWVTERGLQDAVRVVPAVSDAVLAHISSDAVGGSSGVSSFRARWDGLLSVGVTDYPEPHLPRDPVYRLATSMFLSMAASALARQFRFRPSRCDAAINSLHGRIIPDLMGSSGSDSVQAIPSAAKDAHSILILRQMADTAADVNDAAVVLASLARNSHITSSSGEAISSAATELLASVEEIARNSGTASGEASAADALVREGVSDVERARNAIRDIAGAVEQTALSVSDLSTASEQIGEILVVIEAIASQTNLLALNATIEAARAGEMGKGFAVVANEVKTLANQTARATEDITRRIDALRVGMTTIRETMARSTRAVDMGRSAIESIQEKMHAVSSQVTEAARQMQEINTILGQQKEATGEIARSITAVAEMSRDNVSLVTKVADSIHSSNDAVSKSAKEWFVEGSAQGLCEMARVDHILFKKRVVDVLMGNGEWQPTDVPDHHSCRLGRWYDALDDQRIKALPEYAALEGPHATVHAEARKALQAWYSGERDNALVHLDELHEASRAVISLLNALSRKLD, encoded by the coding sequence ATGACAAGCCTTTCCAGCCATAAAGACACATTGGGTACAGAGGCATGGGTTACTGAACGTGGATTGCAGGATGCTGTGCGTGTTGTACCTGCGGTTTCTGATGCCGTTCTAGCACACATTTCCTCTGATGCGGTGGGTGGATCTTCGGGGGTGTCGTCCTTTCGCGCCCGTTGGGATGGGTTGTTGTCAGTTGGAGTGACCGATTATCCCGAACCGCATCTTCCGCGCGATCCGGTTTATCGTTTGGCAACATCCATGTTTTTGTCCATGGCCGCCTCTGCCCTTGCCCGTCAGTTCCGCTTTCGTCCGTCTCGCTGTGATGCCGCGATTAACAGTCTGCACGGACGTATTATACCTGATCTTATGGGGTCCTCAGGCAGCGACAGCGTTCAGGCTATACCCTCTGCGGCCAAAGATGCACATTCCATTCTTATTTTGCGGCAGATGGCTGACACAGCTGCCGATGTTAATGATGCTGCCGTTGTTCTGGCATCACTGGCTCGCAATTCGCATATTACCAGCAGTTCTGGTGAAGCTATTTCCTCTGCCGCGACCGAACTTCTGGCCAGTGTTGAGGAAATTGCCCGCAACAGCGGTACCGCTTCGGGTGAGGCATCTGCTGCGGACGCCTTGGTCAGGGAAGGGGTCAGTGATGTCGAAAGAGCGCGGAATGCGATCAGGGATATTGCAGGGGCCGTTGAGCAAACAGCCTTGAGTGTGAGCGACCTGTCGACGGCTTCCGAGCAGATCGGTGAAATTTTGGTTGTGATTGAGGCCATTGCAAGTCAGACGAATCTACTAGCCTTGAATGCAACAATCGAGGCAGCCCGTGCCGGTGAGATGGGCAAGGGTTTTGCTGTCGTGGCAAACGAAGTGAAGACGCTTGCCAATCAGACAGCGCGGGCCACAGAAGATATTACCCGTCGTATTGATGCCTTGCGTGTTGGCATGACAACCATTCGTGAAACGATGGCGCGTTCGACTCGTGCTGTTGACATGGGGCGCTCCGCGATTGAGTCCATCCAAGAGAAAATGCACGCCGTATCGTCACAGGTGACAGAGGCAGCACGGCAAATGCAGGAGATTAATACAATACTGGGGCAGCAGAAAGAGGCAACCGGTGAAATTGCCCGCAGTATTACGGCTGTTGCGGAAATGTCGCGTGACAATGTGAGCTTGGTGACAAAGGTTGCAGACAGTATACACTCCAGTAATGATGCCGTCAGCAAAAGTGCAAAGGAGTGGTTTGTCGAAGGATCTGCACAAGGGTTGTGCGAAATGGCCCGCGTTGATCATATTCTGTTCAAGAAGCGGGTCGTTGATGTTTTGATGGGCAACGGGGAATGGCAGCCCACAGACGTTCCGGATCACCATAGCTGTCGTCTGGGGCGTTGGTATGATGCCTTGGATGATCAAAGAATCAAGGCGTTGCCGGAGTATGCTGCCCTGGAGGGTCCCCACGCCACTGTTCACGCTGAAGCCCGGAAAGCGCTTCAGGCGTGGTATTCCGGGGAGCGGGACAACGCACTTGTGCACCTTGATGAACTGCATGAAGCAAGTCGGGCCGTCATTTCCCTTCTCAATGCCTTGTCACGCAAACTGGATTAA